One part of the Streptomyces nigra genome encodes these proteins:
- a CDS encoding ROK family protein has product MTARPANAHQARLLKLLRDGGPNSRAQLGDQIDLSRSKLAVEVDRLLETDLVVADGLAASRGGRRSHNIRLNPGLRFLGVDIGATSVDVAVTNAELEILGHLNQPMDVREGPVAVFEQVLSMAAKLKASGLAEGFDGAGIGVPGPVRFPEGVPVAPPIMPGWDGFPVREALSQELGCPVMVDNDVNLMAMGEQHAGVARSVGDFLCVKIGTGIGCGIVAGGDVHRGVTGSAGDIGHIQAVPDGRPCACGNRGCLEAHFSGAALARDAVEAAEQGRSVELASRLEANGTLTAVDVAAAAAAGDATALDLIREGGNRVGQVIAGLVSFFNPGLVVIGGGVTGLGHTLLAAIRTQVYRQSLPLATGNLPIVLGELGPTAGVIGAARLISDHLFSPA; this is encoded by the coding sequence ATGACGGCGCGACCCGCGAACGCCCATCAGGCCCGGCTGCTCAAGCTGCTGCGGGACGGAGGGCCCAACTCCCGGGCCCAGCTCGGCGATCAGATCGACCTCTCCCGGTCCAAACTGGCCGTCGAGGTGGACCGCCTGTTGGAGACGGACCTCGTCGTGGCCGACGGACTCGCCGCCTCGCGCGGCGGCCGGCGCTCCCACAACATCCGGCTCAACCCCGGGCTGCGCTTCCTCGGCGTCGACATCGGCGCGACCTCGGTCGACGTCGCCGTCACCAACGCCGAACTGGAGATCCTCGGGCACCTCAACCAGCCCATGGACGTCCGCGAGGGCCCGGTCGCGGTCTTCGAGCAGGTCCTGTCGATGGCCGCCAAGCTCAAGGCCTCGGGGCTCGCCGAGGGGTTCGACGGCGCCGGCATCGGCGTCCCCGGACCCGTCCGCTTCCCCGAGGGCGTCCCCGTGGCGCCGCCGATCATGCCGGGCTGGGACGGCTTCCCCGTACGGGAGGCGCTCAGCCAGGAGCTCGGCTGCCCGGTCATGGTCGACAACGACGTGAACCTCATGGCGATGGGGGAGCAGCACGCGGGCGTAGCACGGTCCGTCGGCGACTTCCTCTGCGTCAAGATCGGCACCGGCATCGGCTGCGGCATCGTCGCGGGCGGTGACGTCCACCGCGGTGTCACCGGCAGCGCGGGCGACATCGGGCACATCCAGGCCGTGCCCGACGGACGTCCGTGCGCCTGCGGCAACCGCGGCTGCCTCGAGGCGCACTTCAGCGGGGCGGCCCTCGCCCGGGACGCCGTCGAGGCGGCCGAGCAGGGACGGTCGGTGGAGCTCGCCTCCCGTCTGGAGGCGAACGGCACCCTCACCGCCGTCGACGTCGCGGCGGCCGCCGCCGCCGGTGACGCCACCGCGCTCGACCTGATCCGCGAGGGCGGCAACCGGGTCGGGCAGGTCATCGCCGGACTCGTCAGCTTCTTCAACCCCGGCCTGGTGGTGATCGGCGGCGGTGTGACCGGCCTCGGCCACACCCTGCTCGCCGCCATCCGCACCCAGGTCTACCGCCAGTCGCTGCCCCTGGCGACCGGCAACCTCCCCATCGTCCTGGGCGAGTTGGGCCCCACCGCCGGAGTCATCGGCGCGGCCCGCCTCATCAGCGACCACCTGTTCTCACCCGCCTAG